The Lemur catta isolate mLemCat1 chromosome 8, mLemCat1.pri, whole genome shotgun sequence genome has a segment encoding these proteins:
- the LOC123643804 gene encoding UDP-glucuronosyltransferase 1A8-like has product MAPAALPRLLPLCACLLLTPGLAQAGKLLVVPMDGSHWFTMRSVVEKLIQKGHELVVVIPDVSWHLGQSVHFTVKTYKTSHTLEDLNREFVSFADDQWKSRPQTLNSFLITSARGFFELVFSHCRSLFNDKKLVEYLKESSFDAVFLDPFDLCGLIIAKYFALPSVVFGRGVFCHYLEEAAQCPAPLSYVPRMFLGYSDAMTFKERVRNYIFHLEEHLFCHNFYKTGLEIASEILQTPVTAYDLFSHTSIWLFRTDFVLDYPRPVMPNMIFIGGINCKQGKPLPEVSCLSFSS; this is encoded by the coding sequence ATGGCTCCTGCAGCACTTCCCAGGCTCCTTCCCCTGTGTGCGTGTCTGCTGCTGAcacctggcctggcccaggcagGCAAGCTGCTGGTGGTGCCCATGGACGGGAGCCACTGGTTTACCATGCGGTCGGTGGTGGAGAAACTCATCCAGAAAGGGCACGAGCTGGTTGTGGTCATTCCAGACGTGAGTTGGCACCTGGGACAATCCGTGCATTTTACAGTGAAGACTTATAAAACTTCTCACACCCTGGAGGATTTGAACCGTGAGTTTGTGAGTTTTGCCGATGATCAATGGAAAAGTCGGCCAcaaactttaaattcttttttaataactTCAGCCAGAGGTTTTTTTGAACTTGTATTTTCACACTGTAGGAGTTTGTTTAATGACAAAAAATTAGTAGAATACTTAAAAGAGAGTTCTTTTGATGCTGTGTTTCTGGATCCTTTTGATCTGTGTGGCTTAATCATTGCCAAGTACTTTGCGCTCCCCTCTGTGGTCTTTGGCAGGGGAGTATTTTGCCATTATCTTGAGGAAGCCGCGCAGTGCCCGGCTCCTCTTTCTTATGTTCCCAGAATGTTCTTAGGGTACTCGGACGCCATGACTTTCAAGGAGAGAGTACGGAACTATATCTTCCACTTGGAGGAGCatttattttgccacaatttttataaaactggGTTAGAAATTGCCTCTGAAATTCTCCAGACACCTGTTACAGCATACGACCTCTTCAGCCATACATCAATCTGGCTGTTTCGAACAGACTTTGTTCTGGACTATCCCAGGCCTGTGATGCCCAACATGATCTTCATCGGTGGCATCAACTGCAAGCAGGGAAAGCCGTTGCCTGAGGTGAGTTGTCTCTCTTTTAGCTCATGA
- the LOC123643803 gene encoding UDP-glucuronosyltransferase 1A10-like, producing the protein MAPAALPGLLPLCACLLLTPGLAQAGKLLVVPMDGSHWFTMRSVVEKLIQKGHELVVVIPDVSWQLGQSSNFTVKTYKTSHTLEDLNCEFVSFADDQWKSRPQSLYSFLMTSGKGFFELLFSHCRSLFNDKKLVEYLKESSFDAVFLDPFDLCGLIVAKYFALPSVVFSRGVFCGYLEEATQCPAPLSYVPKGVLGYSDAMTFKERVWNHIVHLEEHLFCRYIFKTGLEIASEILQTPVTAYDLFSHTSIWLLRTDFVLDYPRPVMPNMIFIGGINCKQGKPLPEVSCLSFSS; encoded by the coding sequence ATGGCTCCTGCAGCACTTCCCGGGCTCCTTCCCCTGTGTGCGTGTCTGCTGCTGacgcctggcctggcccaggcagGCAAGCTGCTGGTGGTGCCCATGGATGGGAGCCACTGGTTTACCATGCGGTCGGTGGTGGAGAAACTCATCCAGAAAGGGCACGAGCTGGTTGTGGTCATTCCAGACGTGAGTTGGCAACTGGGACAATCCAGCAATTTTACAGTGAAGACTTATAAAACTTCTCATACCCTGGAGGATTTGAACTGTGAGTTTGTGAGTTTTGCCGACGATCAATGGAAAAGTCGGCCACaatctttatattcttttttaatgactTCAGGCAAAGGTTTCTTTGAACTTCTGTTTTCACACTGTAGGAGTTTGTTTAATGACAAAAAATTAGTAGAATACTTAAAAGAGAGTTCTTTTGATGCTGTGTTTCTGGATCCTTTTGATCTGTGTGGCTTAATCGTTGCCAAGTACTTTGCGCTCCCCTCTGTGGTCTTCAGCAGGGGAGTATTTTGCGGTTATCTTGAGGAAGCCACACAGTGCCCGGCTCCTCTTTCTTATGTTCCCAAAGGTGTCTTAGGGTACTCGGACGCCATGACTTTCAAGGAGAGAGTATGGAACCATATCGTCCACTTGGAGGAGCATTTATTTTGCCGCTATATTTTTAAAACCGGGTTAGAAATTGCCTCTGAAATTCTCCAGACACCTGTCACAGCATACGACCTCTTCAGCCACACATCAATCTGGCTGCTGCGAACAGACTTTGTTCTGGACTATCCCAGGCCTGTGATGCCCAACATGATCTTCATCGGTGGCATCAACTGCAAGCAGGGAAAGCCGTTGCCTGAGGTGAGTTGTCTCTCTTTTAGCTCTTGA
- the LOC123643805 gene encoding UDP-glucuronosyltransferase 1A8-like isoform X1 gives MAPAALPGLLPLCACLLLTPGLAQAGKLLVVPMDGSHWFTMRSVVEKLIQKGHELVVVIPDVSWHLGQSLNCTVKTYKTSHTLEDLNREFVSFADDQWKSRPQTLYSFLMTSARGFFELVFSHCKSLFNDKKLVEYLKESSFDAVFLDPFDMCGLIVAKYFSLPSVVFSRGIFCHYLEEAAQCPAPLSYVPRMLLGYSDAMTFKERVRNHIFHLEEHLVCPYFFKTVLEIASEILQTPVTEYDLFSHTSIWLLRTDFVLDYPRPVMPNMIFIGGINCKQGKPLPETPVTAYDLFSHTSIWLLRTDFVLDYPRPVMPNMIFIGGINCKQGKPLPEVSCLSFSS, from the exons ATGGCTCCTGCAGCACTTCCCGGGCTCCTTCCCCTGTGTGCGTGTCTGCTGCTGacgcctggcctggcccaggcagGCAAGCTGCTGGTGGTGCCCATGGACGGGAGCCACTGGTTTACCATGCGGTCGGTGGTGGAGAAACTCATCCAGAAAGGGCACGAGCTGGTTGTGGTCATTCCAGACGTGAGTTGGCACCTGGGacaatcactgaattgtacagtgAAGACTTATAAAACTTCTCACACCCTGGAGGATTTGAACCGTGAGTTTGTGAGTTTTGCCGACGATCAATGGAAAAGTCGGCCAcaaactttatattcttttttaatgactTCAGCCAGAGGTTTTTTTGAACTTGTGTTTTCACACTGTAAGAGTTTGTTTAATGACAAAAAATTAGTAGAATACTTAAAAGAGAGTTCTTTTGATGCTGTGTTTCTGGATCCTTTTGACATGTGTGGCTTAATCGTTGCCAAGTATTTTTCGCTCCCCTCTGTGGTCTTCAGCAGGGGAATATTTTGCCATTATCTTGAGGAAGCCGCGCAGTGCCCGGCTCCTCTTTCTTATGTTCCCAGAATGCTCTTAGGGTACTCGGACGCCATGACTTTCAAGGAGAGAGTACGGAACCATATCTTCCACTTGGAGGAGCATTTAGTTTGCCCCTATTTTTTCAAAACTGTCTTAGAAATTGCCTCTGAAATTCTCCAGACACCTGTCACAGAATATGATCTCTTCAGCCACACATCAATCTGGCTGCTGCGAACAGACTTTGTTCTGGACTATCCCAGGCCTGTGATGCCCAACATGATCTTCATCGGTGGCATCAACTGCAAGCAGGGAAAGCCGTTGCCTGAG ACACCTGTCACAGCATACGACCTCTTCAGCCATACATCAATCTGGCTGCTGCGAACAGACTTTGTTCTGGACTATCCCAGGCCTGTGATGCCCAACATGATCTTCATCGGTGGCATCAACTGCAAGCAGGGAAAGCCGTTGCCTGAGGTGAGTTGTCTCTCTTTTAGCTCATGA
- the LOC123643805 gene encoding UDP-glucuronosyltransferase 1A8-like isoform X2, whose translation MAPAALPGLLPLCACLLLTPGLAQAGKLLVVPMDGSHWFTMRSVVEKLIQKGHELVVVIPDVSWHLGQSLNCTVKTYKTSHTLEDLNREFVSFADDQWKSRPQTLYSFLMTSARGFFELVFSHCKSLFNDKKLVEYLKESSFDAVFLDPFDMCGLIVAKYFSLPSVVFSRGIFCHYLEEAAQCPAPLSYVPRMLLGYSDAMTFKERVRNHIFHLEEHLVCPYFFKTVLEIASEILQTPVTEYDLFSHTSIWLLRTDFVLDYPRPVMPNMIFIGGINCKQGKPLPEVSCLSFSS comes from the exons ATGGCTCCTGCAGCACTTCCCGGGCTCCTTCCCCTGTGTGCGTGTCTGCTGCTGacgcctggcctggcccaggcagGCAAGCTGCTGGTGGTGCCCATGGACGGGAGCCACTGGTTTACCATGCGGTCGGTGGTGGAGAAACTCATCCAGAAAGGGCACGAGCTGGTTGTGGTCATTCCAGACGTGAGTTGGCACCTGGGacaatcactgaattgtacagtgAAGACTTATAAAACTTCTCACACCCTGGAGGATTTGAACCGTGAGTTTGTGAGTTTTGCCGACGATCAATGGAAAAGTCGGCCAcaaactttatattcttttttaatgactTCAGCCAGAGGTTTTTTTGAACTTGTGTTTTCACACTGTAAGAGTTTGTTTAATGACAAAAAATTAGTAGAATACTTAAAAGAGAGTTCTTTTGATGCTGTGTTTCTGGATCCTTTTGACATGTGTGGCTTAATCGTTGCCAAGTATTTTTCGCTCCCCTCTGTGGTCTTCAGCAGGGGAATATTTTGCCATTATCTTGAGGAAGCCGCGCAGTGCCCGGCTCCTCTTTCTTATGTTCCCAGAATGCTCTTAGGGTACTCGGACGCCATGACTTTCAAGGAGAGAGTACGGAACCATATCTTCCACTTGGAGGAGCATTTAGTTTGCCCCTATTTTTTCAAAACTGTCTTAGAAATTGCCTCTGAAATTCTCCAGACACCTGTCACAGAATATGATCTCTTCAGCCACACATCAATCTGGCTGCTGCGAACAGACTTTGTTCTGGACTATCCCAGGCCTGTGATGCCCAACATGATCTTCATCGGTGGCATCAACTGCAAGCAGGGAAAGCCGTTGCCTGAG GTGAGTTGTCTCTCTTTTAGCTCATGA